The genomic segment GTAAGATTTCGGATCCTTCTTACTTTGAAACCAGTATGAAAAGCCTCCGCTTCTCCTAACGCCAAAGCATCCAAACCTCTTGCTAACATAGGAAAGAAGAAGATCACGAGGAGAAGAACAGCACCCAATAAATAAATTTTATGCCAGCTTGCGACTGCCATACTTCCTAAACTCCAGAAAGTTAGGTTTCTAAGTTGAGTATCATCTGCTAGATAAGATAAAAATCCTAAAAGAGAAACTACAGTGGCATTTACTGCAATCCCTGCGAGAACCAAAACTAAGGAAAATCCTCCTCCTTCTCTTTTGGAAACAATATGCAAGAAGAATGAAACAGATAATGCTCCACCAAATGCGAATAATTGTAATAAGAAACTTTCTTTTCCTCTTAGTTCAGCGGGGAAGAATGTAAGAATTTTTTCGGAGAATACGATCCATGCAGAAGCAGCTAATGCAGCTCCAGGACTTACTCCAATAAATCCTGGTTCTACTAATGGATTTCTGAATAGCCCTTGTATACAAACTCCTGCTGAGGCTAAAGATGCGCCGACTAACATAGATAATATGAGTCTAGGTAATCTCAAATTCCAAACCAAAATAGAATGTGGGACCTCCAACTCGGATAAGGAGTCTTGTCCTAATAATAATACTTTCAGGATTTCTCCCGTTGAAAGTTGAATGGACCCAAATTTGAGGGAAAGTATTCCTATTCCGAAAAGTCCAGCAGCTAACAGTGCATATACGAGAATAGCCGGGACTTTACGTCCTATTTTTTTCTTCTTTTCTTCCCTTTTTGGTTTTGTTTCAGGGGAAGAAGTTTCCGGAGAAGATACGATCATTTTTTCTCAGGCGTTTTAGGATGAAAGGATTCGAATAATTCCTCGATACCTTGACCAAGTCTTGGACCGAAACCTAAAAGAACTAGATCGTCTATCGCAACTACTCTGGATTTTTTTCCAGCAGGAGTATCTTTCACACCAGGAAGTGAGAACACTCCGTCTTTTCCACCAAGGCTTTCTAAACCTCTACTTGGAATAAGGATGATATCCGGTTGTGCTGCAATTACCGCTTCTGGCGTGATTGGTTTAAAACCTTTAAATCCATCCACCGCATTGATCCCTCCACCGAGTCGGATCATTTCATCCGCAGGCGTTTCTATTCCAGAAACTTGTGCGAGGCTTGTCCCTCTATGGTATACGAATAACACTTTTGGTTTGGATTTTAATTTTGAAACCTTCTCCGCAATTTTAGAATGTTTTTTACGGATATCTTGCACGATCTTTTGAGCTTCTTTTTCAGCTCCGATCTCTTTTCCGATCGCAAGAATATTATTTAATGCAGGCTCTACACCGGGTAATCCAGGATAGATAATCACTTTTAAACCTGCAGATTTAAGTTGTTCAATTACTTCAGGCGGACCTGCGTATTCTAATCCTAAAATCAGATTTGGTTTTAAGGAAAGAATACCTTCTGCGGAAAGCATTCTCTGGTAACCTACTTTAGGAAGGGCTACTGCTTCCGGAGGATAAAGGGAAGAAGTGTCGTTTCCCACAACTAGTTTACCTTTTCCTAATGCGAAAACGATTTCGGAAATAGTTCCGTTTAATGTTACGATTCTAAGTTCTTTATTTTCAGCGAAAATAGAGCTTACGGGAAGGCAAAGGAACAAAGCCCATAATAGGATTTTTTTCATATCGGTTCTCCGAATTTTAAAAGGTTTTTGTCTGGGTCCGAAACATAAAATTCTCTCATCCCCCATGGTTTGTCTTCCAGGGTCCCTTTAGGATGAATCGCGGATTTATATTTTGCGAAATAAGAATCTATATTTTGAACACGAATATAACAACTGGACACTTCAGGAATTTTAGGATCATCACATCCCCATAAATGAAGTTCTTGTCCATCCAGGAAGAATATTAATAAGTTAGAATATTCTGCCCTTAGTTCGAAGCCCAAAACTTCCGTATAAAATTTTTTGGATCTTGGAAGATCTAAAACCGGAAGTTGAGGAACGATCGAGAGTAATTTCGGATCTGTCATTTTTCTTTACCGAAGTGTAGACGGAACCGCTGTCGGTGAGGTCGAAGGCATCGGTGCCGCAGAATAATCTGCCGGACCGGACGTCGCATTAAATCTTCCGTCAATCCCCACGTAATAAAACCTAGGCTTCTGAGGATTATAAGTCAGGTCGAATGTATCTAAAACGTTATCCACACCTGCGAATATTTCGAAAGCACCTAGAACCTTTTGGGAAACTCTGATATTTAAATTGGTATGAGCATTAACCATTCTTACACCGTAAGTAGGCCCAGTAGTACAATAAGATAAGTTTCTTTCAGTACAATATTCTTGGATACCACCTGGAATATTCCCGAATAATGCGTTAATCGTATTCGTTGCTTGTGTTGTAAGCTGAGCGCTAAGCGCAGAAAGTTCTGTTGGTAACTGAGGATCACACCAAAGTGGATTTTTCTGACAGTAGTATGGTTGTTTTCCGAAAACTATTGCGAATAGAGAGAAGCTGAACCCACTAGGTTGGTGATCTATACGAATATTTGCATTCCATCTATGATAACCTCTTCCTTCTAAAGGAAGATTGGTTAATTCGTCTCTTGTATCTGTGTATGTATAACCGCCACCCAATGAAACATTTTGGTGAACTCTAAGAGTTACAGAAGATTCAAATCCTTTTGTAAGAGCCTTTTGGTAATTGGATGTATTGAAGATCTGTAATCCAGATGCGTCTCTGGTTGGGTTCGTTCTGAATCCGATTAGGTTATCGATATTATTATAGAAGAAGTTAAAGCTGAACCAGAATACTTTATTAGGCTCCCATTCTCCTCCCAAGTTATAACTGCGAGAAAGTTCAGGTTTTAGATCCGGATTTCCTGCTACTCTATATCCTACGCCTGGATTTATGAAATTATAATATAGATCTTGGAAGCTAGGTGCCCTATATCCTAAACCGTTGGCCGCTCTAATGCGGAATTTATCAGTCACATCATAACGAACTGCTAATTTAGGAAGAATTTGTCCTCCGTAGATAGAGTCATGGTCAGAGCGGATACCTGGAACAATCTGGATCCTTGGAGCGCTGGAAACTCTCCATTCGTCTTGCACATAAAATGCATTTCTTTGTCTTTGGGCGTATCCGTTTTGGGTTTGGTAAGGATCTGTTCCACCTAAGATATCACTGGCACAGATATTAGGAAAATTTCTTTTACAATCAGGTGCAATCCTTGCCGAAGAGAATTGGTCTATTAATGTCTCTGCACCGTATGATATAACATGCCCGTCTGCAATCTTATGATCTAAACGAGTTCGTAGTTCAGTGACTGCGTTG from the Leptospira saintgironsiae genome contains:
- a CDS encoding FecCD family ABC transporter permease yields the protein MIVSSPETSSPETKPKREEKKKKIGRKVPAILVYALLAAGLFGIGILSLKFGSIQLSTGEILKVLLLGQDSLSELEVPHSILVWNLRLPRLILSMLVGASLASAGVCIQGLFRNPLVEPGFIGVSPGAALAASAWIVFSEKILTFFPAELRGKESFLLQLFAFGGALSVSFFLHIVSKREGGGFSLVLVLAGIAVNATVVSLLGFLSYLADDTQLRNLTFWSLGSMAVASWHKIYLLGAVLLLVIFFFPMLARGLDALALGEAEAFHTGFKVRRIRNLTIVLASLLVGVSISICGNISFVGLIVPHILRMVLGPGHKSLLPASLFGGALLLAIADLTARTIAFPSELPIGIIAAGIGGPFFLFLILQAKRREGEFR
- a CDS encoding heme/hemin ABC transporter substrate-binding protein yields the protein MKKILLWALFLCLPVSSIFAENKELRIVTLNGTISEIVFALGKGKLVVGNDTSSLYPPEAVALPKVGYQRMLSAEGILSLKPNLILGLEYAGPPEVIEQLKSAGLKVIIYPGLPGVEPALNNILAIGKEIGAEKEAQKIVQDIRKKHSKIAEKVSKLKSKPKVLFVYHRGTSLAQVSGIETPADEMIRLGGGINAVDGFKGFKPITPEAVIAAQPDIILIPSRGLESLGGKDGVFSLPGVKDTPAGKKSRVVAIDDLVLLGFGPRLGQGIEELFESFHPKTPEKK
- a CDS encoding bleomycin resistance protein; the encoded protein is MTDPKLLSIVPQLPVLDLPRSKKFYTEVLGFELRAEYSNLLIFFLDGQELHLWGCDDPKIPEVSSCYIRVQNIDSYFAKYKSAIHPKGTLEDKPWGMREFYVSDPDKNLLKFGEPI
- a CDS encoding TonB-dependent receptor plug domain-containing protein, which gives rise to MGNIKPSSIPRILYLILFSGLCFLGVPLFSQGEVLPETKTEEKKDDSDKSKVNPESGKDINNGNNDRGSIITVTGTRRKGFLKDSTITTEVITRKDIDAMGARDISQTLGNVPGIEVRPAQAGERGSTVRLQGLSGQNVLILVDGQRTTGRFSGSIDLTRFKAEDIERIEIVKGASSALYGSDAIAGVINIITKEQKDPYSANFRTFMGGGNPIYYGTGTEFRNYASVGVRRGIVSTNFTAGWHRGDGYDLTPDATLGPKNGRVESLSPSYSPFPTDTPLWTKLYIYRKKLPYEGPLESTSGSAFEDINVSNKTTFDISETFKLGFQFYYRYLNQNAVDAVPPRGVYDRSNKTHDFMGAVNADWEITKTLNLNVNTNYARFFDTYTYDQRKSDAQDKREKLDNAVTELRTRLDHKIADGHVISYGAETLIDQFSSARIAPDCKRNFPNICASDILGGTDPYQTQNGYAQRQRNAFYVQDEWRVSSAPRIQIVPGIRSDHDSIYGGQILPKLAVRYDVTDKFRIRAANGLGYRAPSFQDLYYNFINPGVGYRVAGNPDLKPELSRSYNLGGEWEPNKVFWFSFNFFYNNIDNLIGFRTNPTRDASGLQIFNTSNYQKALTKGFESSVTLRVHQNVSLGGGYTYTDTRDELTNLPLEGRGYHRWNANIRIDHQPSGFSFSLFAIVFGKQPYYCQKNPLWCDPQLPTELSALSAQLTTQATNTINALFGNIPGGIQEYCTERNLSYCTTGPTYGVRMVNAHTNLNIRVSQKVLGAFEIFAGVDNVLDTFDLTYNPQKPRFYYVGIDGRFNATSGPADYSAAPMPSTSPTAVPSTLR